The following coding sequences are from one Bradyrhizobium sp. 200 window:
- a CDS encoding glutathione S-transferase family protein: MIQLYWSPRSRSFSAIWLLEETGLPYERVLTDISTGAQKAPEYLAINPMGKVPGLKDGDAALGEAAAICAYIADRYPETKLAPAVTDPLRARYLQWLFFSPSCIEPALIQLFTKLEVPASTAAWGSATQVFDVLDAALQKGPWILGENFSAADITVGTGLHFAVRMFKMVPPRPSFEAYIDRCTARPAFQRAEKIADR, from the coding sequence ATGATCCAGCTCTACTGGTCGCCCCGCTCGCGCTCGTTTTCCGCCATCTGGCTGCTGGAGGAAACCGGGCTGCCCTATGAACGCGTGCTGACCGATATCTCGACGGGCGCGCAGAAGGCCCCGGAATATCTCGCGATCAACCCGATGGGCAAGGTGCCGGGGCTCAAGGACGGCGACGCCGCGCTCGGCGAGGCGGCCGCGATCTGCGCCTATATTGCCGACCGCTATCCGGAAACGAAACTGGCGCCGGCCGTCACAGATCCGCTGCGGGCGAGATATCTGCAGTGGCTGTTCTTTTCGCCGAGTTGCATCGAGCCGGCGCTGATCCAGCTCTTCACCAAGCTCGAAGTGCCGGCGAGCACGGCGGCGTGGGGCAGTGCGACCCAGGTGTTCGACGTGCTCGACGCCGCCCTGCAGAAGGGGCCATGGATTCTCGGCGAGAATTTTTCGGCCGCCGACATCACGGTCGGGACCGGGCTGCACTTTGCGGTGCGGATGTTCAAGATGGTGCCGCCACGGCCGTCGTTCGAGGCCTATATCGACCGCTGCACAGCGCGCCCGGCGTTCCAGCGCGCAGAGAAGATTGCGGACAGGTGA
- the fabI gene encoding enoyl-ACP reductase FabI: protein MQDLMKGKRGLIMGVANDHSIAWGIAKTLHAQGAELAFTYQGDALGKRVKPLAQSLGVDTVLSCDVEDIASVDSVFAALKAKWGHLDFLVHAIAFSDKNELKGRYADTTRENFSRTMLISCFSFTELAKRAADLMPETGGAMITLTFGGSMRVMPNYNVMGVAKAALEASVRYLASDFGPRKIRINSISAGPVRTLAGSGIGDARAMFAFQQKHSPLGRGVTLEELGGSALYLLSDLSGGVTGEIHYVDSGYNVISMPRPEELKGE, encoded by the coding sequence ATGCAGGACCTGATGAAAGGCAAGCGCGGGCTGATCATGGGCGTCGCCAATGATCATTCGATCGCCTGGGGCATTGCCAAAACACTCCATGCGCAAGGCGCCGAACTCGCCTTCACCTATCAGGGCGACGCGCTCGGCAAACGCGTCAAGCCGCTGGCGCAATCGCTCGGCGTCGACACCGTATTGTCTTGCGACGTGGAGGATATTGCCAGCGTCGATTCGGTATTCGCGGCGCTGAAGGCCAAATGGGGCCATCTCGATTTTCTTGTCCACGCGATCGCGTTCTCGGACAAGAACGAGCTGAAGGGACGCTACGCCGATACCACGCGCGAGAATTTCTCGCGCACCATGCTGATCTCCTGCTTCTCGTTCACCGAGCTTGCCAAGCGCGCAGCCGATCTGATGCCGGAGACCGGCGGCGCCATGATCACGCTGACCTTCGGCGGATCGATGCGCGTGATGCCGAATTACAATGTCATGGGCGTGGCCAAGGCGGCGCTTGAAGCCTCCGTGCGCTATCTCGCGTCCGATTTCGGCCCGCGCAAGATCCGCATCAATTCGATTTCGGCCGGGCCGGTCCGCACATTGGCGGGTTCGGGTATCGGCGACGCGCGCGCGATGTTTGCCTTTCAGCAGAAACACTCGCCGCTCGGCCGCGGCGTGACGCTGGAAGAACTCGGCGGCTCCGCGCTCTATCTCCTGTCCGATCTGTCCGGCGGCGTCACCGGCGAAATTCACTACGTCGATTCCGGCTACAACGTGATCTCGATGCCGCGGCCGGAAGAATTGAAGGGCGAGTAG
- the fabB gene encoding beta-ketoacyl-ACP synthase I — translation MKRVVITGMGIVSSIGNNTQEVLASLHDAKSGIKRAEKYAEMGFRSQVQGAPTLNPADVIDRRAMRFLGEGAAWNHIAMEQAIQDSGLTPEEVSDVRTGIIMGSGGPSARTIVEAADITRSKGPKRVGPFAVPKAMSSTASATLATWFKIKGVNYSISSACATSNHCIGNAYETIQIGKQDVIFAGGCEELDWSLSVLFDAMGAMSSKYNDTPATASRPYDISRDGFVIAGGAGVVVLEELEHAKARGARIYAEVVGYGATSDGYDMVAPSGEGAERCMRMALETVKTPIDYINPHATSTPAGDPPEIEAIRKVFGTGDKCPPISATKALTGHSLGATGVQEAIYSLLMMNNGFVCESAHITELDPVFADMPIVRKRIDNAKLGTVLSNSFGFGGTNATLVFKRLDA, via the coding sequence ATGAAGCGGGTTGTCATCACGGGGATGGGCATTGTCTCGTCCATCGGAAATAACACCCAGGAAGTGCTTGCGAGCCTTCACGACGCGAAATCCGGAATCAAGCGCGCGGAAAAATACGCCGAGATGGGCTTTCGCTCGCAGGTGCAGGGCGCGCCGACGCTCAATCCGGCCGACGTCATCGACCGGCGCGCGATGCGCTTCCTCGGTGAGGGTGCGGCGTGGAATCATATCGCCATGGAGCAGGCGATCCAGGATTCCGGGCTGACACCCGAGGAAGTGTCCGACGTCCGCACCGGCATCATCATGGGCTCCGGCGGGCCGTCCGCGCGCACCATCGTGGAAGCGGCCGACATCACGAGGAGCAAGGGACCCAAGCGGGTCGGACCGTTCGCGGTGCCGAAGGCGATGTCGTCGACGGCATCGGCTACGCTCGCGACCTGGTTCAAGATCAAGGGCGTCAACTATTCGATCTCGTCGGCCTGCGCGACCTCGAACCATTGCATCGGCAATGCCTACGAGACGATCCAGATCGGCAAGCAGGACGTGATCTTCGCCGGCGGCTGCGAGGAGCTTGACTGGTCGCTCTCGGTGCTGTTCGACGCCATGGGCGCGATGTCCTCGAAATACAACGATACGCCGGCCACCGCGTCGCGCCCCTACGATATCAGCCGCGACGGCTTCGTCATCGCCGGCGGCGCCGGCGTGGTGGTGCTGGAAGAACTCGAACACGCCAAGGCGCGCGGCGCGCGCATCTACGCCGAAGTGGTCGGCTATGGCGCGACATCGGATGGCTATGACATGGTCGCGCCGTCGGGCGAAGGCGCCGAGCGCTGCATGCGCATGGCGCTGGAAACCGTGAAGACGCCGATCGACTACATCAACCCGCATGCGACCTCTACGCCCGCCGGCGATCCGCCGGAGATCGAGGCGATCCGAAAGGTGTTCGGCACCGGCGACAAGTGCCCGCCGATCTCGGCGACCAAGGCGCTGACCGGGCACTCGCTCGGCGCCACCGGCGTGCAGGAGGCGATCTATTCGCTGCTGATGATGAACAACGGCTTCGTCTGCGAGAGCGCTCACATCACCGAGCTCGATCCGGTCTTCGCCGACATGCCGATCGTGCGCAAGCGGATCGACAACGCCAAGCTCGGCACCGTGCTGTCGAATTCCTTCGGCTTCGGCGGCACCAACGCTACGCTGGTGTTCAAGCGGCTGGATGCGTGA
- the fabA gene encoding 3-hydroxyacyl-[acyl-carrier-protein] dehydratase FabA, translating into MLERRSGYEYEDLLACGRGEMFGPGNAQLPLPPMLMFDRITDIAEKGGEFGKGLIRAELDVKPDLWFFGCHFKNDPVMPGCLGLDAMWQMVGFYLGWIGGEGRGRALGLGELKFSGQVLPHVRKVVYNIDMKRVMRSKLVLGVADGWLSMDGEIIYRAKDLKVGLFKQGTEPA; encoded by the coding sequence ATGCTGGAACGGCGCAGCGGTTACGAATACGAGGATTTGCTGGCCTGCGGTCGCGGCGAGATGTTCGGCCCCGGCAATGCGCAACTGCCGTTGCCGCCGATGCTGATGTTCGACCGCATTACCGACATTGCCGAAAAAGGCGGCGAGTTCGGCAAGGGCCTGATCCGGGCCGAACTCGATGTGAAGCCGGACCTGTGGTTCTTCGGCTGCCATTTCAAGAACGATCCGGTCATGCCGGGTTGTCTCGGCCTGGACGCGATGTGGCAGATGGTCGGTTTCTATCTCGGCTGGATCGGCGGCGAGGGGCGTGGCCGGGCGCTGGGGCTCGGCGAACTCAAGTTCTCCGGCCAGGTGCTGCCGCACGTCCGCAAGGTTGTGTACAACATCGACATGAAACGCGTGATGCGTTCAAAGCTGGTGCTTGGCGTTGCCGACGGCTGGCTTTCCATGGATGGCGAGATTATCTATCGCGCCAAGGATCTGAAGGTCGGGCTGTTCAAGCAGGGCACTGAGCCCGCCTGA
- the irrA gene encoding iron response transcriptional regulator IrrA, with translation MDPAARAAGHQPALTGCPWHDVNEMLQAAGLRPTRQRMALGWLLFGKGARHLTAEMLYEEATLAKVPVSLATVYNTLNQLTDAGLLRQVSVDGTKTYFDTNVTAHHHFYLENNHELVDIPDPHLVLSKMPDVPEGYEIARVDMVVRLRKKR, from the coding sequence ATCGATCCGGCCGCCCGGGCCGCCGGACATCAGCCGGCGTTGACCGGTTGTCCCTGGCACGACGTCAACGAAATGCTGCAGGCCGCCGGTCTTAGGCCGACACGCCAGCGCATGGCGCTGGGCTGGCTGCTGTTCGGCAAGGGCGCGCGCCATCTGACCGCGGAAATGCTCTACGAGGAAGCCACGCTGGCCAAGGTCCCGGTGTCGCTGGCGACTGTCTACAACACGCTCAATCAGCTCACCGATGCTGGCCTCTTACGCCAGGTCTCGGTCGACGGCACCAAGACGTATTTCGATACCAACGTCACCGCACACCACCACTTCTATCTCGAGAACAACCACGAGCTGGTCGACATTCCCGATCCGCATCTGGTGCTGTCAAAGATGCCTGACGTGCCGGAAGGCTACGAAATCGCGCGCGTCGACATGGTCGTGCGGCTGCGCAAGAAGCGCTGA
- a CDS encoding SH3 domain-containing protein yields MVLGRFCSVAVLAGCWLVASVSTGFSAKDSAITTSGLPVPRYVSLKSDHVNVRAGPTKDNDVAWVYTRSGLPVEITAEFENWRRVRDSEGSEGWVYHSLLSGRRTAVVTMKSKDELASLYDRPDPTSAVAARLQVGVVAQVKKCANGWCRVIGNGFDGWIEQQRLWGVYADEKVE; encoded by the coding sequence ATGGTGTTGGGGCGTTTCTGTTCGGTGGCAGTGCTGGCGGGGTGCTGGCTTGTGGCATCGGTCAGCACAGGGTTTTCGGCCAAGGATTCGGCCATCACCACGAGCGGTCTGCCGGTGCCGCGATATGTCAGCCTCAAATCAGACCATGTGAATGTCCGGGCCGGTCCGACCAAGGATAATGATGTCGCCTGGGTCTATACCCGTTCGGGCCTGCCGGTCGAAATCACCGCCGAGTTCGAGAACTGGCGCCGCGTGCGCGATTCCGAAGGCTCCGAGGGCTGGGTCTATCACTCGCTGCTGTCCGGCCGCCGCACTGCGGTCGTCACCATGAAGAGCAAGGACGAGCTCGCGTCGCTCTATGATCGTCCGGATCCGACCAGCGCGGTTGCGGCCCGCCTGCAGGTTGGCGTCGTCGCCCAGGTCAAGAAATGCGCCAATGGCTGGTGCCGCGTGATCGGCAACGGCTTTGACGGCTGGATCGAGCAGCAGCGCCTGTGGGGCGTCTACGCTGATGAGAAGGTGGAGTGA